A DNA window from Methylocystis heyeri contains the following coding sequences:
- the rimO gene encoding 30S ribosomal protein S12 methylthiotransferase RimO, whose product MQDKPSHPSSENANAAAPRVSFVSLGCPKALVDSERIITRLRAEGYELSRSHAAADVVVVNTCGFLDSAKEESLQAIGAALGENGKVVVTGCMGAEPGAIAEKFPQVLAITRPQDYESVLEAVHRAAPPAHDPFQDLIPPQGVKLTPRHYAYLKISEGCDNSCSFCIIPHLRGPLVSRPAAEVLREAEKLVAAGVKEILVISQDTSAYGRDLRYTESPFHDRAVRARFFDLAKELGELGAWVRLHYVYPYPHVDEALTLMAEGKILPYLDIPFQHAAPSVLKAMKRPANEEKTLERIQSWRRLVPDLALRSSFIVGFPGETEEDFAYLLDWLEAAQIDRAGAFKYEPVAGAPANDLGLPVVPEEVKQSRWNRFMERQQAISARILKRKIGQRLQVIIDEAGGGAAGGMAKGRGKADAPEIDGAVHVSSRRPLRAGDIVSVRIEGSDAYDLLGAAV is encoded by the coding sequence ATGCAAGATAAACCCAGCCACCCCTCGTCCGAAAACGCCAATGCCGCGGCGCCGCGGGTCTCTTTCGTTTCGCTCGGGTGCCCCAAGGCGCTCGTCGACAGCGAGCGCATCATCACCCGACTGCGCGCGGAAGGATATGAGCTCTCGCGCAGCCATGCCGCCGCGGATGTGGTCGTGGTCAACACCTGCGGCTTCCTGGACAGCGCCAAAGAGGAATCCCTTCAGGCGATCGGCGCGGCGCTGGGCGAAAACGGCAAGGTGGTCGTGACCGGCTGCATGGGCGCGGAGCCCGGCGCCATCGCGGAGAAATTTCCCCAGGTGCTCGCGATAACCCGGCCCCAGGACTACGAAAGCGTGCTCGAAGCCGTGCATCGCGCGGCGCCGCCGGCCCATGACCCGTTCCAGGATCTCATTCCGCCGCAGGGCGTCAAGCTGACCCCTCGCCACTACGCCTATCTCAAGATTTCGGAAGGCTGCGACAACAGCTGCTCCTTCTGCATCATTCCCCATTTGCGCGGGCCGCTGGTCTCGCGCCCCGCGGCCGAGGTTCTGCGCGAGGCGGAAAAGCTGGTCGCTGCGGGCGTGAAGGAAATTCTGGTCATCTCGCAGGACACCAGCGCCTATGGCCGCGATCTGCGCTACACTGAGAGCCCGTTTCACGACCGGGCCGTGCGGGCGCGCTTTTTCGATCTCGCCAAGGAATTGGGCGAACTCGGCGCCTGGGTCAGGCTCCATTACGTCTATCCCTATCCCCATGTCGACGAGGCGCTGACGCTCATGGCCGAGGGCAAGATCCTGCCCTATCTCGACATTCCCTTCCAGCATGCGGCGCCTTCGGTGCTGAAGGCGATGAAGCGGCCCGCCAATGAGGAAAAAACTCTGGAGCGCATCCAGAGCTGGCGCCGCCTCGTCCCGGATCTCGCCCTGCGCTCCAGTTTCATCGTCGGCTTCCCCGGCGAAACCGAGGAAGACTTCGCCTATCTGCTCGACTGGCTGGAGGCGGCGCAGATCGACCGCGCCGGCGCATTCAAATATGAGCCCGTCGCGGGCGCGCCCGCCAATGATCTCGGTCTCCCCGTCGTTCCCGAGGAGGTGAAGCAGAGCCGCTGGAACCGCTTCATGGAGCGCCAGCAGGCGATCAGCGCAAGAATTCTCAAGCGCAAGATCGGACAGAGGCTGCAGGTCATCATCGACGAAGCCGGCGGCGGCGCGGCGGGCGGAATGGCCAAGGGACGCGGCAAGGCCGACGCGCCCGAAATCGACGGCGCCGTTCATGTGTCGTCGCGCCGCCCCTTGCGCGCGGGAGACATCGTAAGCGTCAGGATCGAAGGATCGGACGCCTATGACCTGTTGGGCGCGGCGGTGTGA
- a CDS encoding beta-ketoacyl-ACP synthase III: protein MTSNCKVLRSVVRGVGSYLPSRVLTNDDLSRIVDTSDEWIVQRTGIKERHIAAEGETTSMLGDKAARAALENAGLSPHDIDLVIVATSTPDYTFPSTATQIQASLGMTRGVAFDLQAVCSGFVFALATADKFLRSGSHKRALVIGAETFSRILDWTDRSTCVLFGDGAGAVVLEASQGEGSATDRGVLTTQLRSDGRHRAKLHVDGGPSSTQTVGHLRMEGKEVFRFAVGMVTGVVKDAFEATGTTAEDLDWFVPHQANRRIIDMSAAKLGIAPEKVVATVHLHGNTSAASIPLALSAAVADGRIRPGHLVMLEAVGGGFTWGAALLRW, encoded by the coding sequence GTGACGTCAAATTGCAAGGTTTTGCGCTCCGTCGTTCGGGGCGTCGGCAGCTATCTCCCCAGCCGGGTGCTGACCAACGACGATCTTTCCAGGATCGTCGACACCAGCGACGAATGGATCGTGCAGCGCACCGGCATCAAGGAACGCCATATCGCCGCCGAAGGCGAAACGACATCCATGCTGGGCGACAAAGCCGCGCGCGCCGCGCTCGAGAACGCCGGCCTTTCGCCCCACGACATCGACCTCGTGATCGTCGCGACCTCAACGCCGGACTACACTTTCCCCTCCACCGCGACGCAAATCCAGGCTTCTCTGGGCATGACTCGCGGCGTCGCCTTCGATCTGCAGGCGGTCTGCTCGGGATTTGTGTTCGCTCTGGCGACAGCCGATAAATTCCTGCGCAGCGGCTCGCATAAGCGGGCCCTGGTCATCGGCGCGGAGACTTTTTCCAGAATTCTGGACTGGACGGACCGATCCACCTGCGTGCTTTTCGGCGACGGAGCCGGGGCGGTGGTGCTGGAGGCGTCTCAGGGCGAGGGAAGCGCAACCGACCGCGGCGTCCTGACCACCCAATTGCGTTCGGACGGCAGGCACCGGGCAAAATTACACGTCGACGGCGGCCCGTCTTCCACCCAAACCGTCGGCCACCTGCGCATGGAAGGCAAGGAGGTCTTCCGCTTCGCGGTCGGCATGGTGACGGGCGTGGTGAAAGACGCCTTCGAGGCGACGGGAACCACCGCAGAGGATCTGGACTGGTTCGTGCCGCATCAGGCCAACCGCCGAATCATCGACATGTCGGCGGCCAAACTGGGCATCGCGCCCGAAAAAGTGGTCGCGACGGTGCATCTGCACGGAAACACCTCGGCCGCATCGATTCCCCTGGCGCTTTCGGCCGCGGTCGCGGACGGCCGAATCAGACCGGGCCACCTCGTCATGCTCGAGGCGGTCGGCGGCGGCTTCACCTGGGGCGCAGCGCTGCTGAGATGGTAA
- a CDS encoding nicotinate phosphoribosyltransferase, with protein MTNFDNLILDVDSYKASHYLQYPPGAEYVSSYIESRGGAWPETLFFGLQIYLKNVLTKPISRSDIDEAEAVFRLHGEPFNREGWEHILKAHKGFMPVRIQAVREGIVLPTRNALVQIVNTDPEIPWIVSYLETALLRAVWYPTTVATRSLMIKKLISTALEETSDDPAGQLAFKLHDFGARGVSSKESAGIGSVAHLVNFRGTDTISALLTAQRFYDAPMAGLSIPASEHSTMTAWGQDGETSAYANMLRRFGGPGKTFAVVSDSYDVYRAVADIWGGTLKSEVETMGGTLVVRPDSGDPTVVPVNVIEILAEKFGSRINGKGFRVLPDCIRVIQGDGVNERTIAAILANLKAKGFAADNIAFGMGGALLQALDRDTMKFAMKASAIRFNGDGWRDVFKNPATDPGKASKKGRLALLREDSDWRTIREDELHADAENLLEDVFVDGRLMRDQSLDEIRRLSWP; from the coding sequence ATGACGAACTTCGACAATCTGATCCTCGACGTCGACAGCTACAAGGCGAGTCACTATCTGCAATATCCGCCCGGCGCGGAATATGTTTCGAGCTATATCGAGTCTCGCGGCGGCGCCTGGCCGGAAACCTTGTTCTTCGGCCTGCAGATCTATCTCAAAAACGTGCTGACGAAGCCGATCTCACGCTCCGACATCGACGAGGCCGAGGCTGTTTTTCGGTTGCATGGCGAGCCCTTCAACCGGGAGGGCTGGGAACATATCCTGAAGGCGCACAAGGGCTTCATGCCGGTTCGGATTCAGGCGGTCCGCGAGGGAATCGTCTTGCCGACGCGCAATGCGCTGGTGCAGATCGTCAACACCGATCCCGAAATCCCCTGGATCGTCTCCTATCTCGAAACCGCTTTGCTGCGGGCCGTCTGGTATCCGACGACGGTCGCGACGCGCTCCTTGATGATCAAAAAACTCATCTCCACTGCGCTCGAAGAGACCTCCGACGATCCCGCGGGGCAACTCGCGTTCAAGCTTCACGACTTTGGCGCGCGCGGCGTCTCGAGCAAGGAAAGCGCCGGGATCGGCTCGGTGGCCCATCTCGTCAATTTCCGCGGAACCGACACGATTTCTGCACTGCTGACGGCGCAGCGCTTCTACGACGCGCCGATGGCGGGTCTTTCGATCCCGGCGTCGGAGCATTCGACGATGACCGCCTGGGGACAGGATGGCGAAACCAGCGCCTACGCCAATATGCTCCGTCGCTTCGGCGGTCCGGGCAAAACCTTCGCCGTCGTCTCCGACAGCTACGACGTCTATCGGGCAGTCGCCGATATTTGGGGCGGAACTCTCAAGAGCGAGGTCGAGACGATGGGAGGAACGCTCGTCGTGCGCCCCGATTCCGGCGATCCGACCGTCGTGCCCGTCAATGTCATAGAGATCCTCGCCGAGAAATTCGGCAGCCGGATAAACGGTAAGGGCTTTCGCGTTCTGCCCGATTGCATTCGCGTGATTCAGGGAGACGGCGTCAACGAGCGCACGATCGCGGCAATTCTCGCAAATCTGAAGGCGAAAGGCTTCGCCGCCGACAATATCGCTTTCGGGATGGGCGGCGCGCTTCTTCAAGCGCTCGATCGCGACACAATGAAATTTGCGATGAAGGCGAGCGCAATCCGCTTCAATGGCGACGGTTGGAGAGACGTGTTCAAAAACCCCGCGACCGATCCCGGCAAGGCCTCGAAAAAGGGACGGCTCGCCCTCCTGCGCGAAGATTCCGACTGGCGCACGATCCGCGAGGATGAACTCCACGCCGACGCCGAAAACCTGCTCGAGGATGTGTTCGTCGACGGCCGCCTGATGCGTGATCAGAGTCTGGACGAAATTCGTCGGCTCTCATGGCCCTGA
- the radA gene encoding DNA repair protein RadA: MAKSRSTFVCQNCGAITNRWQGRCDSCHEWNSIVEETPGTPSAARLGRGRPFNLEGLSGEGPAAPRLRTGIDEFDRVTGGGFVLGSVTLLGGEPGIGKSTLLIQACAELARRGSRVIYISGEEAVTQVRLRAARLGLADAPVELASATQVEDILATCSTGRRAALIVIDSIQTMHVESVDSSPGTVTQVRASAQALLRHGKSTGSSIILVGHVTKDGQVAGPRVVEHMVDAVLSFEGDGAHHFRMLRASKNRFGATGEIGVFEMTGLGLAEVANPSALFLAGRDAGAPGAAVLAGMEGQRPMLIEIQALVAPSSLGTPRRAVVGFDSNRLAMILAVLEAHGGLKLGAHDVYLNVAGGMRADEPAADLAAAAALVSSLTGAPLPPTQVYFGEIGLSGAVRPVIHAGARLKEAGKLGFARAVLSQTQQLNDDDKGAGVTARAIGDVSALVAEIAQAAPRR, encoded by the coding sequence ATGGCCAAATCCCGCTCCACTTTTGTTTGCCAGAATTGCGGCGCAATAACCAATCGATGGCAGGGCCGCTGCGACTCCTGCCATGAATGGAACAGCATCGTCGAGGAAACGCCCGGGACTCCCAGCGCCGCAAGACTGGGGCGCGGGAGACCCTTCAATCTCGAAGGGCTTTCCGGCGAGGGCCCCGCCGCTCCCCGCCTTCGCACCGGCATCGACGAATTCGACCGCGTGACCGGCGGCGGTTTCGTGCTCGGCTCGGTCACGCTGCTCGGCGGAGAGCCCGGCATCGGCAAGTCCACATTGCTGATCCAGGCCTGTGCGGAACTGGCCCGGCGCGGCTCCCGAGTGATCTACATCTCCGGAGAAGAAGCCGTGACCCAGGTGCGCCTTCGCGCGGCTCGCCTCGGGCTGGCGGACGCCCCGGTGGAACTGGCGAGCGCCACCCAGGTCGAGGATATTCTCGCAACCTGCTCCACCGGCAGGCGTGCGGCCCTCATCGTCATCGACTCGATCCAGACCATGCATGTCGAGTCGGTGGACTCGTCGCCGGGCACGGTGACGCAAGTGCGCGCCAGCGCCCAGGCCCTGCTCAGGCACGGCAAGAGCACGGGTTCGTCCATCATACTGGTCGGTCATGTGACCAAAGACGGGCAGGTGGCCGGCCCCCGCGTCGTCGAACATATGGTCGACGCCGTTCTGTCCTTCGAAGGCGACGGCGCGCATCACTTTCGCATGTTGCGGGCTTCCAAAAACCGCTTCGGCGCGACCGGCGAAATCGGCGTGTTCGAAATGACCGGGCTCGGCCTCGCCGAGGTGGCCAATCCTTCCGCCCTCTTCCTCGCGGGGCGCGACGCCGGAGCGCCGGGCGCGGCGGTGCTCGCCGGGATGGAAGGCCAGCGGCCGATGCTGATCGAAATCCAGGCGCTGGTGGCGCCTTCCTCGCTCGGCACGCCGCGCCGGGCCGTGGTCGGCTTCGATTCAAACCGCCTCGCGATGATATTGGCGGTTCTCGAAGCCCATGGCGGGTTGAAACTCGGGGCGCATGACGTCTATCTGAACGTCGCCGGCGGCATGAGAGCCGACGAGCCCGCCGCCGATCTCGCCGCCGCCGCGGCGCTGGTGTCCTCGCTCACGGGAGCGCCTCTGCCCCCCACCCAGGTCTATTTCGGCGAAATCGGTCTGTCCGGGGCGGTGCGTCCGGTGATCCACGCCGGGGCGCGGCTGAAGGAAGCAGGCAAGCTGGGCTTTGCCCGCGCCGTTCTGTCCCAGACTCAGCAGCTCAACGACGACGACAAAGGGGCCGGCGTCACGGCGCGCGCGATCGGCGACGTCAGCGCGCTCGTCGCCGAAATCGCACAAGCGGCGCCGAGACGATAG
- the plsX gene encoding phosphate acyltransferase PlsX: MARGVRIALDAMGGDFGPAITIAGAARALERRPDCEFLLFGDEALLQKELAAFPELAKRSQVRHAAVSIRMDEKPSVALRQGRRVSSMWMAIEAVKKGEADAAVSAGNTGALMAMAKICLHTIPGIERPALAALWPTLRGQSIVLDLGASVGADAKHLVDLAIMGSAMARIILHVECPTVGLLNVGTEEIKGVEEVKEASKLLREAQLPNLDYQGFVEGDGIGKGVVDVVVTEGFAGNIALKTAEGTATQVKTLLRDAMNRSLLTKLGALLARSAFEEMRVKLDTRNVNGGVFLGLNGVVIKSHGGMDAKGFARAVEIGYEMVREELLAKIRHTASVAHEQDAAAATASAIAARPQE, encoded by the coding sequence ATGGCCCGAGGTGTTCGAATCGCGTTGGACGCGATGGGGGGCGACTTCGGCCCCGCCATAACCATCGCCGGCGCGGCCCGGGCGCTGGAACGGCGGCCGGACTGCGAATTCCTGCTGTTCGGCGACGAAGCCCTGTTGCAAAAGGAGCTGGCCGCTTTCCCCGAGCTCGCGAAACGCTCCCAGGTGCGCCATGCGGCCGTTTCGATCCGCATGGACGAGAAACCCAGCGTCGCCCTTCGCCAGGGCAGGCGCGTGTCCTCGATGTGGATGGCGATCGAGGCGGTGAAAAAAGGAGAGGCCGATGCGGCGGTCTCGGCCGGCAACACCGGCGCCCTGATGGCCATGGCGAAAATCTGCCTGCACACGATACCCGGCATTGAGCGCCCGGCCCTCGCCGCGCTCTGGCCCACCCTGCGCGGCCAGTCCATCGTCCTGGACCTCGGCGCGTCGGTCGGCGCCGACGCCAAGCATCTCGTCGACCTCGCCATCATGGGATCGGCCATGGCGCGGATCATCCTTCACGTCGAATGTCCGACGGTCGGCCTGCTCAATGTGGGAACCGAAGAGATCAAAGGCGTCGAGGAGGTCAAGGAAGCCTCCAAGCTGCTGCGCGAAGCCCAGTTGCCCAATCTCGACTACCAGGGGTTCGTCGAAGGCGACGGCATCGGCAAGGGGGTCGTCGATGTGGTGGTGACGGAAGGCTTCGCCGGCAATATAGCGCTGAAAACCGCGGAAGGCACGGCGACCCAGGTCAAAACGCTGCTTCGGGACGCCATGAACCGCTCCCTGCTCACCAAGCTGGGCGCTCTGCTCGCGAGGAGCGCCTTCGAGGAGATGCGGGTCAAGCTCGACACCCGCAACGTCAACGGCGGCGTTTTCCTCGGCCTCAACGGCGTCGTCATCAAGAGCCACGGCGGGATGGACGCGAAGGGCTTCGCGCGAGCGGTCGAAATCGGCTACGAGATGGTCAGAGAAGAACTATTGGCGAAAATCCGGCATACGGCCAGCGTCGCTCACGAGCAGGACGCCGCGGCTGCCACCGCTTCCGCAATCGCCGCGCGCCCGCAGGAATGA
- a CDS encoding YceD family protein: protein MTRHPDEKPAPLPLSRPLQAASVPPEGLDVVIHANEPERAALARDNGLVAVNGLEARLHVSRFGAQGLEVSGQLRAGVVQTCVVGLEDFESTVEEAVQMRFAPTNAPEPESRQAGAQRGRHGDETGKRSRRGMPPIEDEAGGGHIVDIDADAPDPLIGGAIDLGAVVSEFLTLGLDPYPRRPGAVFEEPHRPDAEDNPFAALRRIATKTRDQ from the coding sequence ATGACCAGACATCCAGACGAAAAGCCGGCTCCCCTCCCGCTTTCACGGCCATTGCAGGCCGCGTCGGTTCCGCCCGAGGGGCTGGACGTCGTGATCCACGCCAACGAACCGGAGCGCGCCGCCCTCGCCCGCGACAACGGCCTCGTGGCCGTGAACGGCCTGGAAGCGCGCCTTCACGTCTCGCGTTTTGGCGCACAGGGGCTGGAGGTTTCCGGCCAATTGAGGGCCGGAGTCGTGCAAACCTGCGTCGTCGGCCTCGAAGACTTCGAATCGACCGTCGAGGAGGCCGTCCAAATGCGGTTTGCCCCTACGAACGCGCCGGAGCCGGAGAGTCGGCAGGCGGGAGCGCAGCGCGGCAGACATGGCGACGAAACCGGCAAGCGGTCGCGGAGAGGCATGCCGCCCATCGAAGACGAAGCAGGCGGCGGCCATATCGTGGACATCGACGCCGACGCCCCGGATCCTCTCATCGGAGGAGCGATCGATCTCGGAGCCGTGGTCTCGGAATTCCTTACCCTCGGCCTCGATCCCTATCCCCGCAGGCCGGGAGCGGTGTTCGAAGAGCCGCACCGGCCGGACGCAGAAGACAATCCTTTCGCCGCCCTGCGGAGAATCGCGACAAAAACCCGCGACCAATAG
- a CDS encoding integration host factor subunit alpha: MSRETVGVFFSDRDDNEENSADLDAFGGEGTLTRADLARAIQNAVGISRTEATELIGAVLDEIFERLVAREEVKLSSFGTFSIREKRERVGRNPKTGAGARISARLVVSFKPSNILRSRVAGD, translated from the coding sequence ATGTCACGGGAAACTGTTGGAGTTTTTTTTTCAGATCGAGACGACAATGAAGAAAATTCAGCCGATCTGGACGCCTTCGGCGGCGAAGGCACCCTGACCCGCGCGGATTTGGCGCGGGCTATTCAGAACGCGGTCGGCATATCCAGAACGGAGGCGACCGAGCTCATCGGGGCTGTGCTGGACGAAATTTTCGAGCGGCTGGTCGCCAGGGAAGAAGTCAAACTTTCCTCGTTCGGCACCTTCTCCATTCGCGAAAAACGCGAGCGGGTCGGTCGAAATCCGAAAACTGGGGCGGGCGCGAGGATTTCAGCCAGGCTGGTGGTGAGCTTCAAACCCTCGAACATCCTGCGTTCGCGCGTAGCGGGAGATTAA
- a CDS encoding RluA family pseudouridine synthase: MPEIDLLSRLLHRDGLLLVVDKPAGLPVHRGPKGGDNLEDHFHQLRFGLPRAPALAHRLDKDTSGCLVLGRHRKALERLGKLFKSGRIQKTYWAVVEGAPAGEEGEIDLGLSRLDADRGWWMRVDPLGLPSKTSWRVMGRGVDPDLGDLALLELTPHTGRTHQLRVHCQAMGWPILGDPVYGGGRREGSRPLHLHARSVVIPMQDSKAPVAVEAPAPAHMTAAMATCGHVFRESQE, translated from the coding sequence ATGCCCGAGATTGATCTTCTTTCCCGCCTGCTGCATCGCGACGGGCTGTTGCTGGTCGTGGACAAGCCCGCCGGCCTGCCGGTCCATCGAGGCCCCAAGGGCGGCGATAATCTCGAAGACCATTTCCACCAGTTGCGTTTCGGCCTGCCGCGCGCGCCGGCGCTGGCGCATCGGCTCGACAAGGACACCTCCGGCTGTCTCGTCTTAGGGCGCCATCGCAAGGCGCTGGAGCGGCTCGGCAAGCTGTTCAAATCGGGACGCATCCAGAAAACCTATTGGGCCGTGGTCGAGGGCGCTCCGGCGGGGGAAGAGGGCGAGATCGATCTCGGCCTCAGTCGTCTCGACGCCGATCGCGGCTGGTGGATGCGGGTCGATCCGCTCGGGTTGCCCTCGAAGACCAGCTGGCGGGTGATGGGCCGCGGCGTCGATCCCGACCTGGGGGATCTCGCCCTGCTCGAGCTGACGCCCCATACCGGCCGCACTCATCAATTGCGGGTTCATTGCCAGGCGATGGGCTGGCCTATCCTGGGCGATCCCGTCTATGGCGGCGGGCGGCGCGAGGGTTCCCGACCGCTGCATTTGCACGCACGCTCGGTGGTCATCCCGATGCAGGACAGCAAAGCTCCGGTGGCCGTGGAAGCGCCCGCGCCGGCGCATATGACGGCCGCTATGGCGACCTGCGGCCATGTTTTTCGGGAGAGCCAAGAGTAA
- a CDS encoding beta-ketoacyl-ACP synthase III — protein MLTSVILGTGAYAPSKVLTNDDLEKMVATNGPWIVSRTGIRERRIAADGEATSDLAAEAARRAMELAGVDPAEIDLIIVCTVTGDTPTPSCAAYVQAKIGATRAFAFDVSAACAGSLYGLVIADQFIRTGAVKRALVIGAETLSRVVDWTNRETCVLFGDAAGAMLLGASEEEGRGLLSSRLRTDGSMTEILGIFGGGSRRPFSQEMLADNTHKIKMRGREVYKVATRLLPEAVQDALAQAGLNAEDVTHVIAHQANLRIIESAMETLGIPLEKCWINIDRYGNTSSASMPITLDEANRAGKLKKGDVIAMMAIGAGMTWGGAVFRW, from the coding sequence TTGTTGACTTCCGTAATCCTCGGCACCGGCGCCTATGCGCCGTCGAAAGTTCTGACCAACGACGATCTCGAGAAAATGGTGGCCACCAACGGTCCCTGGATCGTCAGCCGAACGGGCATCAGGGAGCGGCGGATCGCCGCGGACGGGGAGGCGACCTCCGATCTCGCCGCAGAGGCCGCGCGCCGCGCCATGGAGCTTGCCGGCGTCGATCCCGCCGAAATCGATCTCATCATCGTCTGCACGGTCACCGGAGACACCCCGACGCCCTCCTGCGCCGCATATGTCCAGGCCAAGATCGGGGCTACGCGCGCTTTCGCCTTCGATGTGTCGGCCGCCTGCGCCGGATCGCTCTATGGGCTGGTGATCGCCGATCAATTCATCCGGACCGGGGCGGTGAAACGCGCGCTGGTGATAGGCGCCGAAACCTTGAGCCGCGTCGTCGACTGGACCAATCGCGAAACCTGCGTGCTCTTCGGCGACGCCGCCGGCGCCATGCTTCTCGGCGCGAGCGAGGAAGAGGGGCGCGGTCTTCTGTCGTCGCGGCTCCGCACCGATGGCTCCATGACGGAAATCCTCGGCATTTTTGGGGGAGGAAGCCGCCGGCCCTTCTCCCAGGAAATGCTCGCCGACAACACCCATAAGATAAAGATGCGGGGCAGGGAGGTTTACAAGGTCGCGACCCGCCTGCTGCCCGAGGCGGTCCAGGACGCGCTGGCGCAGGCGGGGCTGAATGCCGAAGACGTCACCCATGTCATCGCCCATCAGGCCAATCTGCGCATCATCGAGTCCGCGATGGAGACGCTGGGCATTCCGCTGGAGAAATGCTGGATCAATATCGACCGCTACGGCAACACCTCGAGCGCCTCGATGCCGATCACGCTGGACGAGGCAAACCGCGCCGGCAAGCTCAAGAAAGGCGACGTCATCGCCATGATGGCGATCGGCGCCGGCATGACCTGGGGCGGCGCCGTTTTCAGATGGTGA
- a CDS encoding NUDIX domain-containing protein, protein MSARAFQYDYLVFIGRFQPLHNGHIHILAQALAASRKVIVLVGSANVARSPRNPFSYEERRSVILAAGGSIEAAADQIIVKALPDFLYNDQAWIAHVQRCVDQAISEDGGDMESRVGLIGHSKDKSSYYLRMFPNWSSVDVKTQHGTLNSSDIREDYLRRAPHIPDRRLCPEETIEFLGRFMLTEAFKWLVDETNFYRDYKASWGRTPYPVFINCVDAVVIQSGHILLVERARRPGLGLLALPGGHVDPSESLRDAAIRELKEETRISDPKGEIPPAMLASFIQETKTRLFDDPNRSERGRVVTQAYLFELPARRSLFSVRGDDDAASAGWHELGRLRADQFFEDHAAIIREMTGALID, encoded by the coding sequence ATGAGCGCCAGAGCGTTCCAATATGATTATCTCGTCTTCATCGGACGATTCCAGCCTCTCCACAACGGCCATATCCACATCCTCGCGCAGGCGCTCGCCGCGTCGCGCAAGGTCATCGTGCTGGTGGGCTCGGCCAATGTCGCGCGATCGCCGCGCAACCCCTTCAGCTACGAGGAGCGGCGCAGCGTGATCCTCGCCGCCGGCGGCTCGATCGAGGCCGCCGCCGATCAGATCATCGTCAAAGCGCTGCCCGATTTCCTCTACAACGATCAGGCATGGATCGCGCATGTCCAGCGTTGCGTCGACCAGGCGATTTCCGAAGATGGCGGAGATATGGAGTCGCGCGTCGGCCTCATCGGCCATAGCAAGGACAAGTCATCCTATTATCTGCGGATGTTCCCCAATTGGAGCTCCGTCGATGTCAAGACGCAGCACGGAACGCTCAATTCGAGCGACATCCGCGAGGATTACCTGCGCCGGGCTCCGCATATTCCCGATCGGCGTCTCTGTCCGGAAGAGACGATTGAATTCCTCGGCCGGTTCATGCTGACCGAAGCCTTCAAATGGCTCGTGGACGAAACCAATTTCTATCGCGACTACAAAGCGTCGTGGGGTCGGACGCCCTACCCCGTCTTCATCAACTGCGTCGACGCCGTCGTGATCCAGTCCGGCCATATCCTGCTGGTCGAGCGCGCCCGCCGGCCCGGGTTGGGATTGCTTGCGCTGCCGGGGGGGCATGTCGACCCCAGCGAGTCTCTGCGTGACGCCGCGATCCGGGAACTCAAGGAAGAAACGCGGATATCCGACCCCAAAGGAGAAATCCCGCCGGCCATGCTGGCGTCCTTCATACAGGAGACCAAAACGCGTCTCTTCGACGATCCCAACCGGTCGGAACGCGGGCGCGTCGTCACGCAAGCCTATCTTTTCGAGTTGCCCGCCCGGAGAAGCCTGTTTTCAGTGCGCGGCGACGACGACGCGGCGAGCGCCGGCTGGCATGAACTCGGGCGCTTGCGCGCGGATCAATTCTTCGAAGATCATGCCGCGATCATCCGCGAGATGACAGGCGCGCTGATCGATTAG
- a CDS encoding nicotinate-nucleotide adenylyltransferase codes for MTPRLPPHCPGMRIGLFGGSFNPPHEGHLHVSRAALTRLKLHRLWWLVTPGNPLKDTGNLPSLERRMAACRALARDPRIAVTGIEAQIRTRFTYDTLRFLRMRCPGVRFVWIMGADNLLGFHRWRHWRDIIRLAPIAVVDRPGSTWKISGALSTQVLAKSRLPEKDAGVLAKRAPPAFVYLHGKRAAQSSTALRAASRSSCERRIRPSGP; via the coding sequence ATGACGCCGCGTCTGCCCCCTCATTGTCCGGGAATGCGGATTGGCCTTTTCGGCGGTTCGTTCAATCCGCCGCATGAGGGCCATCTGCACGTCTCGCGGGCAGCGCTGACGCGGCTGAAGCTCCATCGCCTGTGGTGGCTGGTCACGCCCGGAAATCCCTTGAAGGACACCGGAAACCTTCCTTCCCTCGAACGGCGCATGGCGGCGTGCCGGGCTCTTGCGCGCGATCCCCGTATCGCCGTCACCGGGATCGAGGCCCAGATCCGCACCCGCTTCACCTACGACACGCTGCGTTTTTTGCGCATGCGCTGCCCCGGCGTCCGCTTCGTCTGGATCATGGGAGCCGACAATCTGCTGGGTTTTCACCGCTGGCGGCATTGGCGAGACATCATACGCCTCGCACCCATCGCCGTAGTGGACCGCCCCGGCTCCACCTGGAAGATTTCGGGAGCGCTGTCGACGCAGGTTCTGGCGAAATCCCGGCTTCCCGAGAAGGACGCCGGCGTTTTGGCGAAACGCGCTCCGCCTGCGTTCGTCTACCTCCATGGCAAGCGCGCGGCGCAATCCTCCACCGCGCTGAGGGCGGCCTCTCGCAGTTCTTGCGAGAGGCGCATCCGACCGTCAGGGCCATGA